TACATCACCCGGGTTAGTGAATGCAGTATATACCGCTAAATTTGCGACCACACCGCTTATTGGCCTTACATCAGCGAATTTAACGTTGAAAAGTCTCTTAACGAGCTCCATAGCTATCGATTCTACTTCATCTATGTACTTAGTTCCCGCGTAGACCCTCTCCCCGACCCATCCCTCAGCATATCTGTGACCGAAATCTGATGTCATGGCCTTCCTAACAGCTGGGCTTGTGACGTTCTCACTCGCTATCATCGGAAGGGATGAATCGAACCACTTATGATGCTCCAATATCGATGATTTAACCCTCCCATACGCTTCGACAGGGTCCAAGGTGACACCCAAGAATTATTGAGGATTAAGTTATTAATCTAGTTTACTCGTCCCCCTCAATGCTCGAAGGTTACGTGCTCAGATGCCTGAGCTGCGGGGCTACGTATAAGCCGGATCCCTGGTTAATGAGGTGCCCCTCATGCAAGGGGCTGCTCGAACCGAAGCTCAACGATGTTGAGGTCTCTTGGGAGGATTTCAGGGGCAGGAAGTTCGGTGTTTGGAGGTATAGGGAGCTCCTCCCCAGGGTGAGGTATCAAGTGACGATGGGGGAGGGAGGAACCCCCCTCATAGAGCTTAAGAGCAACTTGTTCGTCAAGTTCGAGGGGGCCAATCCCACTGGATCTTTCAAGGACAGAGGCATGTCTGTCGCTATAAGCGTGGCGAAGGAGATAGGGGTTAAGAGCGTTATCTGCGCCTCCACAGGTAATACAGCGGCCTCTATGTCAGCTTATGCTGCTAGAGCAGGTTTGAAGAGCTTCATAGTCCTGCCTAAGGGTAAGGTAGCTAAGGGAAAGCTCGCGCAAGCTTCCCTTCATGGAGCTACAGTAGTAGAGATAAGCGGCTCCTTCGACGAAGCCCTAGAGGCGGTAATAGAGGCATCTGGAAAGGAATTGGGACTTTACCCACTCAACTCATTCAACCCCTGGAGGTTGGAAGGTCAGAAGACTTTAGCTTATGAGATATCGGATGAGCTAGGTGTCCCGGATTGGGTAATCTTACCGGTGGGTAACGCTGGGAATATATCAGCTTTATGGAAGGGGTTCAAGGAGCTCAAGAGCCTGGGGCTGATCGATAGGCTCCCCAGACTCGTGGGAGTGCAGGCTCGCGGAGCTTCTCCTATAGTCAGGGCATTCAGAGAGGGGAGGATGGAGTTCTTCGAGAGGCCTGAGACGGTTGCTACGGCTATAAGGATAGGGAAACCGGTGAACTGGCCTAAGGCATTGCTGGCTCTCGAGGAGAGCAATGGCATAGCGACTGATGTGAGTGATCAGGAGATATTGGAAGCTCAGATGATGCTGGGGAGGATGGGAATTGGCGTCGAACCCGCATCAGCAGCTCCATACGCGGCTTACCTGAACCTCTTAGGGAGGGAGATAGGCGAGGATGAGAGAGTGGTGCTAATAGCCACGGGCCACGCT
The sequence above is drawn from the Candidatus Korarchaeum cryptofilum OPF8 genome and encodes:
- the thrC gene encoding threonine synthase, whose protein sequence is MLEGYVLRCLSCGATYKPDPWLMRCPSCKGLLEPKLNDVEVSWEDFRGRKFGVWRYRELLPRVRYQVTMGEGGTPLIELKSNLFVKFEGANPTGSFKDRGMSVAISVAKEIGVKSVICASTGNTAASMSAYAARAGLKSFIVLPKGKVAKGKLAQASLHGATVVEISGSFDEALEAVIEASGKELGLYPLNSFNPWRLEGQKTLAYEISDELGVPDWVILPVGNAGNISALWKGFKELKSLGLIDRLPRLVGVQARGASPIVRAFREGRMEFFERPETVATAIRIGKPVNWPKALLALEESNGIATDVSDQEILEAQMMLGRMGIGVEPASAAPYAAYLNLLGREIGEDERVVLIATGHALKDPDIIPTPRPIEASSVEEAVEEIRRVIGRG